One genomic window of Luteitalea pratensis includes the following:
- a CDS encoding FliI/YscN family ATPase has protein sequence MSVIDFASGFSLARYHEQVQAADPLPMVGQVVRTVGLLVESRGPRVRVGELCELAPRGGEPPLLLEVVGFRDNLLQSVPLGSTTGIRPGDLIVSRGRPASVPVGDALLGRVMDGLCRPLDDLGPLGTTELGPLHPPPLNPLARQPIDIPLGTGVRAIDALLTVGRGQRIGLFGGSGVGKSTLLGMMARGTGADVAVIALVGERGREVRSFLEHDLGPEGRRRSVVVVSTSDNPPLVRLRAAYAATAMAEWFRDQGKHVLLMMDSLTRFAMAQREVGLAAGEPPTAKGYPPSVFGLLPGLLERAGNVQGRGSITAIYTVLVEGDDTNEPVADNVRAILDGHVVLSRALGARNHYPAIDVLSSVSRTMPDVTTADHRRKAGTVRDWLSLVRENEDLVSVGAYVAGSSARIDEALAHREAVDAFLKQPSDDLVEYDGAVQSLEAL, from the coding sequence ATGAGTGTCATCGATTTCGCGAGCGGGTTCTCCCTCGCCCGGTATCACGAGCAGGTCCAGGCGGCCGATCCCCTTCCCATGGTCGGGCAGGTGGTGCGCACGGTCGGCCTGCTCGTCGAGTCGCGCGGTCCACGGGTGCGCGTCGGCGAGTTGTGCGAACTGGCCCCGCGTGGTGGCGAGCCGCCCCTGTTGCTCGAGGTGGTCGGGTTTCGCGACAACCTCCTGCAGTCGGTGCCCCTCGGCAGCACCACCGGCATCCGCCCGGGCGACCTGATCGTGTCGCGCGGACGGCCTGCATCGGTGCCGGTCGGCGACGCCCTGCTCGGACGCGTGATGGACGGCCTCTGCCGCCCTCTGGACGATCTCGGCCCGCTCGGCACCACTGAACTCGGGCCGCTGCATCCGCCGCCGCTCAACCCGCTGGCACGACAGCCAATCGATATCCCGCTCGGCACTGGCGTCCGTGCCATCGACGCCTTGCTCACCGTCGGCCGCGGCCAGCGCATCGGCCTGTTCGGCGGCAGCGGTGTCGGCAAGAGCACCCTGCTCGGGATGATGGCGCGCGGCACCGGCGCCGACGTCGCCGTCATTGCCCTGGTGGGGGAGCGCGGCCGGGAGGTGCGCAGCTTCCTCGAGCACGACCTCGGCCCCGAAGGCCGTCGTCGCTCGGTGGTCGTCGTTTCCACGTCGGATAACCCGCCGCTCGTCCGGCTACGCGCCGCGTATGCCGCGACGGCGATGGCCGAGTGGTTTCGCGATCAGGGCAAGCACGTCCTGCTGATGATGGATTCGCTGACGCGCTTTGCGATGGCGCAGCGCGAAGTCGGACTCGCGGCCGGCGAGCCGCCGACGGCCAAGGGCTATCCGCCGTCGGTCTTCGGGCTGCTGCCCGGCTTGCTCGAACGCGCCGGTAATGTGCAGGGCCGCGGATCGATCACGGCCATCTACACCGTCCTGGTCGAGGGCGATGACACCAACGAGCCGGTGGCCGACAACGTGCGCGCCATCCTCGACGGGCACGTGGTGCTCTCGCGCGCTCTCGGCGCCAGGAACCACTACCCGGCCATCGATGTGCTCTCGAGCGTGAGCCGCACGATGCCCGACGTGACCACGGCGGACCATCGGCGCAAGGCCGGCACCGTGCGTGACTGGCTGTCACTCGTGCGCGAGAACGAGGATCTCGTGTCGGTCGGCGCCTACGTTGCCGGCTCCAGCGCGCGCATCGACGAGGCGCTGGCGCACCGCGAGGCCGTCGACGCGTTCCTCAAGCAGCCGTCCGACGATCTCGTCGAGTACGACGGCGCGGTCCAGTCGCTCGAGGCGCTCTAG
- a CDS encoding FliH/SctL family protein — protein sequence MSLKTRRLRADGVVVERFAWSPTETGGHLQAPSSAEIWAPHDADVQRTQATSPAVRPASPAAPPEPWQPSAEQQAQLAALERDAFTKGYAQGERAGLEAGGKRAEAMLRRLAQTLEELSGLRDNMVRQTERELVHLSVAIARRILQREVSVDPELTAALAHIALERLGGATPATVRLHPDDYTTVTAGHATPLAGRQVEILADPSVARGGCVVESEFGFINASVDAQVDEIARAVLGEAVPMMPARRGVA from the coding sequence ATGTCACTTAAGACGCGGCGACTGCGTGCCGACGGGGTTGTGGTCGAACGCTTCGCATGGAGTCCCACCGAGACCGGTGGCCATCTCCAGGCGCCGAGTTCGGCCGAGATCTGGGCGCCCCACGACGCCGACGTGCAGCGGACGCAGGCGACGTCGCCCGCGGTGCGTCCAGCGTCGCCAGCGGCGCCACCGGAGCCATGGCAGCCCAGCGCCGAGCAGCAGGCCCAACTGGCCGCGCTCGAACGGGATGCATTCACGAAGGGGTATGCGCAGGGGGAGCGCGCCGGCCTCGAAGCCGGCGGCAAGCGCGCGGAGGCCATGCTGCGCCGCCTCGCGCAGACGCTCGAGGAACTCTCCGGTCTGCGAGACAACATGGTGCGCCAGACCGAACGCGAACTGGTCCACCTGTCGGTGGCGATCGCCCGGCGGATCCTGCAGCGCGAGGTCAGTGTCGATCCCGAACTCACCGCCGCCCTCGCGCACATCGCGCTCGAACGTCTCGGCGGAGCGACACCGGCGACCGTACGGCTCCATCCCGACGACTACACGACTGTCACTGCCGGGCACGCGACCCCGCTGGCTGGCCGCCAGGTCGAGATTCTGGCCGATCCGTCCGTGGCTCGCGGCGGCTGCGTGGTCGAATCGGAATTCGGCTTCATCAACGCGTCGGTCGACGCGCAGGTCGACGAGATCGCGCGTGCGGTCCTCGGCGAGGCCGTGCCGATGATGCCGGCCCGGCGGGGTGTCGCCTGA
- the fliG gene encoding flagellar motor switch protein FliG: MATALAPKVEVLNGVRKAAILTVVLGEHVSGELFKHLNEEEIELIAREVALLGPVPAATATDVLEEFHQMWKAAEYVTKGGVEYASKLLVKSLGPELAKRVLDRVVKTFESSMAFTGLEKADPQQLSKFIQSEHPQTIALILAHLKPGPAAQLMQSLPEDLRVEVVTRMANLEEISPEVISRISSVIEQRLKSLGASTHESYGGVRAVAELLNRIDRSVSQPVLEAIESQTPDLAVSIRHLMFVFDDLLHVDDNALREIVQRADKKVLTVALKGTSEDIRNRFFQNMSKRAVDMIREEIELLGAVRLREVEKAQQEVVGIARKLEEEGLLQTGAAAGEPYVT, from the coding sequence ATGGCCACGGCGCTCGCTCCGAAGGTCGAGGTCCTGAACGGCGTCCGCAAGGCCGCCATCCTCACGGTGGTGCTCGGTGAGCACGTGTCCGGGGAACTGTTCAAGCACCTCAACGAGGAAGAGATCGAGTTGATCGCGCGCGAGGTCGCGCTGCTCGGTCCGGTGCCGGCAGCGACGGCGACCGACGTGCTCGAGGAATTCCACCAGATGTGGAAGGCCGCCGAGTACGTCACCAAGGGCGGCGTCGAATACGCGTCCAAGCTGCTGGTCAAGTCGCTCGGTCCCGAACTCGCCAAGCGCGTGCTCGATCGCGTCGTCAAGACCTTCGAGTCGTCGATGGCCTTCACCGGCCTCGAGAAGGCGGATCCGCAGCAGTTGTCCAAGTTCATCCAGAGCGAGCATCCGCAGACCATCGCGCTGATCCTGGCGCACCTCAAGCCGGGCCCGGCGGCGCAGTTGATGCAGAGTCTCCCCGAGGACCTGCGTGTCGAGGTCGTGACGCGGATGGCGAACCTCGAGGAAATTTCGCCGGAGGTCATCTCCCGCATTTCGTCGGTCATCGAGCAGCGGTTGAAGTCACTGGGCGCGAGCACGCACGAGTCGTACGGCGGCGTGCGCGCGGTGGCCGAGTTGCTCAATCGGATCGATCGCAGCGTCAGCCAGCCCGTGCTCGAAGCGATCGAATCGCAGACGCCGGACCTGGCAGTCTCGATCCGTCACCTGATGTTCGTGTTCGACGACCTCCTCCACGTCGACGACAACGCGCTGCGCGAGATCGTCCAGCGCGCCGACAAGAAGGTCCTGACGGTCGCCCTCAAGGGCACGTCTGAGGACATCCGCAACCGGTTCTTCCAGAACATGTCCAAGCGTGCCGTGGACATGATTCGCGAGGAGATCGAGCTGCTCGGCGCGGTGCGCCTGCGCGAAGTGGAGAAGGCGCAGCAGGAGGTGGTCGGCATCGCGCGCAAGCTGGAGGAGGAAGGCCTGCTGCAGACCGGCGCTGCCGCCGGGGAGCCGTATGTCACTTAA
- the fliF gene encoding flagellar basal-body MS-ring/collar protein FliF: MAFLPVQWQALVEKSKVVRASLSTAQLISLAAVFVGVLGLVIGSTWYLNRTEYRVLFSELNGEEAARVVERLKGDNVAYQLQDGGRTVLVPTNSTDNLRLQFAGEGMPTSGRIGFEIFDKVAFGQTEFLEHVNYRRALEGELARTISTLTEVQAARVHIAMQKESLFGAREQPAKASVTLTLKGTRALPPQAATSITNLVAASVEGLRPEQVVIIDSTGRSLARGAMGQDDGAMAGADLERQQKYERDMGMKVVALLEPVVGVERVRANVSVQLHGASQEQTTEQYDPETVLRSESTLTEGNTADSNGGIAGAQANLPAVVRPDGTPSPSTTGSTTTSRGLTKSTKLSNYEVSKTVTHTIRPRGEVAKVSVAVLVDDEHVTTTAQDGTVSTKRKPRDPGAMQKLQKLVAASLGIDTQRGDMVSVENIPFEAPVSEPIAKPSMWQRVSDQSSGAVRGLAVLLIVAMVLLLVVRPVVGRLLAVPALDRPHATIGMPQQLPRTIEEIEGEIEARLDAMPNDGDRRQPVLTRRVATLANKEPESAAKLVRGWLTEGRS; encoded by the coding sequence GTGGCATTCCTTCCCGTGCAGTGGCAGGCGCTGGTCGAAAAGAGCAAGGTGGTGCGCGCCTCGCTCAGCACCGCGCAGCTGATCTCGCTGGCCGCCGTGTTCGTTGGCGTCCTGGGCCTGGTCATCGGCTCGACGTGGTACCTCAATCGCACCGAGTACCGCGTCCTGTTCAGCGAGTTGAATGGCGAAGAGGCGGCGCGCGTCGTCGAGCGGCTGAAGGGCGACAACGTCGCCTACCAGTTGCAGGACGGTGGCCGCACCGTGCTCGTGCCTACCAACAGCACGGACAACCTCCGCCTGCAGTTCGCTGGCGAGGGCATGCCGACCAGCGGCCGCATCGGCTTCGAGATCTTCGACAAGGTGGCCTTCGGGCAGACCGAGTTCCTCGAGCACGTCAATTACCGCCGCGCGCTCGAGGGCGAGTTGGCGCGCACGATTTCGACGCTGACCGAGGTGCAGGCCGCGCGGGTGCACATCGCGATGCAGAAGGAGTCGTTGTTCGGCGCCAGGGAGCAGCCGGCCAAGGCATCGGTCACGCTGACGCTGAAGGGCACGCGGGCGCTGCCGCCGCAGGCTGCCACGTCGATCACGAACCTGGTCGCCGCCAGTGTCGAGGGATTGCGACCCGAACAGGTCGTCATCATCGACAGCACCGGCCGCTCCCTCGCCCGCGGCGCGATGGGCCAGGACGACGGCGCGATGGCCGGCGCGGATCTCGAGCGTCAGCAGAAATACGAACGCGACATGGGCATGAAGGTCGTCGCCCTGCTCGAGCCGGTGGTCGGCGTCGAGCGGGTGCGCGCCAACGTCTCGGTGCAGTTGCACGGGGCGTCGCAGGAGCAGACGACGGAACAGTACGACCCGGAGACGGTGCTGCGCAGCGAGAGCACCCTGACCGAAGGCAACACTGCCGACAGCAACGGCGGCATTGCGGGCGCGCAGGCCAATCTGCCCGCGGTGGTGCGACCTGACGGCACGCCGTCGCCGTCCACGACCGGCTCGACGACGACGAGTCGCGGACTCACGAAGAGCACGAAGCTGTCGAATTACGAAGTGAGCAAGACCGTGACCCACACCATCCGCCCGCGTGGCGAGGTGGCCAAGGTCTCGGTGGCGGTCCTCGTGGACGACGAGCACGTGACCACTACGGCGCAGGACGGCACGGTCAGCACGAAGCGCAAGCCGCGCGATCCCGGGGCGATGCAGAAGCTGCAGAAGCTTGTCGCCGCCTCGCTCGGCATCGACACGCAGCGCGGAGACATGGTCAGTGTCGAGAACATCCCCTTCGAGGCGCCCGTCAGCGAGCCCATCGCCAAGCCGTCGATGTGGCAGCGTGTCAGCGACCAGAGCAGCGGCGCCGTCCGTGGCCTGGCGGTCCTGCTGATCGTCGCCATGGTGCTGTTGCTGGTCGTCCGCCCGGTGGTGGGCCGCCTGCTCGCCGTGCCGGCCCTCGACCGTCCACACGCGACGATCGGCATGCCGCAACAGCTGCCCCGAACCATCGAGGAGATCGAGGGCGAGATCGAGGCGCGGCTCGACGCGATGCCCAACGACGGCGATCGGCGCCAGCCGGTGCTGACGCGACGGGTCGCCACGCTGGCCAACAAGGAGCCCGAAAGCGCGGCCAAGCTGGTACGCGGCTGGCTGACCGAGGGGAGGAGCTAG
- the fliE gene encoding flagellar hook-basal body complex protein FliE has translation MAIDAITAKVITGIGTTTPSPAAPAGSKDGGESFGASLSRLVGTVEESHNSANAAVNGMINGQLDVHDAMIALQRADLTLQFGVQVRNKLMNAYQEIMRMPV, from the coding sequence GTGGCCATCGACGCAATCACCGCGAAGGTCATCACCGGGATTGGCACGACGACCCCGTCGCCGGCTGCGCCAGCCGGCAGCAAAGACGGAGGCGAGAGCTTCGGCGCCTCGCTCTCGCGTCTCGTGGGCACGGTCGAAGAGAGCCACAACAGCGCGAATGCCGCCGTCAACGGGATGATCAATGGGCAACTCGACGTGCACGACGCGATGATCGCGCTGCAGCGGGCGGACCTGACGCTGCAGTTCGGCGTGCAGGTGCGTAACAAGCTGATGAACGCCTACCAGGAAATCATGCGGATGCCCGTCTAG
- the flgC gene encoding flagellar basal body rod protein FlgC produces the protein MSTLNTAVNVAASALSAERTRIEVAVSNLANAESTRGADGRPYRRRDVVLTTDTIQSFDSALGSASATGVKVAGIVEDTAPARRRYDPSHPDADKDGFVELPNINPAEEMVDMVGASRAYQANLTAINLIRDLVSRSLELGRA, from the coding sequence ATGTCGACGCTCAATACCGCCGTCAACGTCGCCGCGAGTGCCCTGTCCGCCGAGCGGACCCGCATCGAAGTCGCGGTGTCCAACCTCGCCAACGCCGAGTCCACCCGTGGCGCCGATGGCAGACCGTACCGGCGCCGCGACGTGGTGCTGACCACCGACACGATCCAGAGCTTCGACAGCGCGCTCGGTTCGGCCTCGGCCACCGGCGTCAAGGTCGCGGGCATCGTCGAGGACACCGCACCCGCCCGGCGTCGCTATGACCCGTCGCACCCGGACGCAGACAAGGACGGCTTCGTCGAACTGCCCAACATCAACCCGGCCGAGGAGATGGTGGACATGGTCGGGGCCTCCCGGGCCTACCAGGCCAATCTGACGGCCATCAACCTCATTCGCGACCTGGTCTCCCGGTCGCTCGAACTCGGAAGGGCATGA
- the flgB gene encoding flagellar basal body rod protein FlgB, which yields MSALRRTLSLAAAKQVVSSSNLANLSTPGYKAQEVDFDEALDQQVGGGARLTVTNSRHLGGSLQADNGVTTRDSEDGAARRDGNTVQVDHELLNMTRASGEFARAQTALAAKFRLVRYAINESR from the coding sequence ATGAGTGCGCTGCGACGGACCCTCAGCCTGGCCGCGGCCAAGCAGGTGGTCTCCTCGAGCAACCTCGCCAACCTGAGCACCCCTGGCTACAAGGCCCAGGAGGTGGACTTCGACGAGGCACTGGACCAGCAGGTGGGCGGAGGCGCCCGGCTGACGGTCACCAACAGCCGCCACCTCGGGGGCAGCCTTCAGGCCGACAACGGCGTCACGACCAGGGACTCGGAAGACGGCGCCGCCCGTCGCGACGGCAACACCGTGCAGGTCGACCACGAACTCCTCAACATGACGCGGGCCTCGGGCGAGTTCGCCCGTGCCCAGACGGCGCTGGCCGCCAAGTTCCGGCTCGTGCGCTACGCCATCAACGAGTCCCGGTAA
- a CDS encoding response regulator has translation MTQGQERQAVLIVEDEADIRELLSEYFRARGFDVAGAADGRAAVQAIERDPERFSLIITDLHLPGADGLAVLRAARAANPAVYVVIVTGFASLDSAIQAVRLGAYDYLTKPFSLGQIDVVLQRIHDIQMLHAENKRLTRQVSQRDAVDLRQALLMRLDGIETRLTRIEAALRARS, from the coding sequence GTGACCCAGGGCCAGGAACGTCAGGCGGTGTTGATCGTCGAGGACGAGGCGGACATCCGGGAACTGCTGTCGGAGTACTTCCGCGCCCGCGGCTTCGACGTGGCCGGAGCAGCGGACGGCCGGGCGGCGGTTCAGGCGATCGAGCGAGACCCGGAACGTTTTTCCCTGATCATCACCGATCTGCACCTGCCTGGCGCCGACGGGCTCGCGGTGCTGCGCGCCGCGCGGGCAGCCAATCCGGCCGTCTACGTGGTGATCGTGACCGGGTTCGCGTCGCTCGATTCGGCAATCCAGGCCGTGCGCCTCGGTGCCTACGACTACCTCACCAAGCCGTTCTCGCTCGGGCAGATCGATGTAGTCCTGCAGAGGATTCACGACATCCAGATGCTGCACGCCGAGAACAAGCGGCTGACGCGCCAGGTGTCCCAGCGTGACGCGGTCGACCTTCGTCAGGCGTTGTTGATGCGGCTGGACGGCATCGAGACCCGCCTCACTCGCATCGAAGCCGCACTCCGGGCCCGGTCGTAG
- a CDS encoding sigma-54-dependent transcriptional regulator, with the protein MTARPQPSVLVVEDEAELRQTIAESLSEQGFVVAQSPDGSDALDRLKGFAYDAIVIDLRLPDADGLEVLDAAIGRYPDILAVMVTGFGGVAEAVSAMRRGAIDFLIKPFQLSQLARILSTSLEQRRLREENAELRAQLRDRYRYDSVIGHSAPMRHVFSTLELVAPMNSTVLIQGETGTGKELIARTIHHNSPRANERFVAFNAAAIPEPLAEAELFGHSKGAFTGAVQARVGRFELAHRGTLFIDEVALMTMPMQAKLLRALQEKEIERVGESKSIKFDARIVAASNLDLKKLVKDGTFREDLYYRLHVIPITLPSLRDRKEDIPLLARHFVQKSCRNNNLPARTLTQDAMRALMNYSWPGNIRQLENAIEHAVAMTGQGTEIQARALPEDISAPASSLLLPTVAIPDEGINFTQVVSQLERELIVRCLEKTGGNKRQAARLLQLSRTTLIDKLNRLNVATPPEDISASA; encoded by the coding sequence GTGACCGCTCGTCCCCAGCCGTCGGTCCTTGTGGTCGAGGACGAGGCCGAACTTCGTCAGACCATCGCCGAGTCGCTCTCCGAGCAAGGCTTCGTCGTCGCCCAGAGCCCGGACGGCTCGGACGCCCTCGACCGGCTCAAGGGCTTTGCCTACGACGCCATCGTCATCGACCTGCGCCTGCCCGATGCGGACGGCCTCGAGGTCCTGGACGCAGCGATCGGGCGTTACCCGGACATCCTGGCGGTCATGGTCACCGGCTTCGGCGGCGTTGCCGAGGCCGTCTCGGCGATGCGCCGGGGCGCGATCGACTTCCTCATCAAGCCGTTCCAGCTCTCGCAGCTGGCCCGCATCCTCAGCACCTCACTCGAGCAGCGGCGACTGCGCGAGGAGAACGCGGAACTGCGTGCGCAGTTGCGCGACCGGTACCGCTACGACAGTGTCATCGGCCACAGCGCGCCGATGCGCCACGTGTTCTCCACGCTGGAACTCGTTGCCCCGATGAACAGCACGGTGCTGATCCAGGGGGAAACGGGGACCGGCAAGGAGTTGATCGCGCGCACGATCCACCACAACAGTCCGCGAGCGAACGAGCGCTTCGTGGCGTTCAACGCGGCGGCGATCCCCGAACCGCTGGCCGAGGCGGAACTGTTCGGCCACTCCAAGGGTGCGTTCACCGGTGCGGTGCAGGCTCGCGTCGGCAGGTTCGAACTCGCTCACCGTGGCACGCTGTTCATCGACGAAGTGGCGTTGATGACCATGCCGATGCAGGCAAAGCTGCTGCGCGCGCTCCAGGAAAAGGAAATCGAGCGCGTCGGCGAGAGCAAGTCGATCAAGTTCGACGCCCGCATCGTCGCTGCCAGCAACCTGGACCTGAAGAAGCTGGTGAAGGACGGGACCTTCCGCGAGGACCTGTACTACCGGCTGCACGTGATTCCGATCACCTTGCCGTCGCTGCGCGATCGCAAGGAGGACATTCCCCTTCTCGCCCGACATTTTGTGCAGAAGTCCTGCCGCAACAACAATTTGCCGGCGCGAACGCTGACCCAGGACGCGATGCGCGCGCTCATGAACTACAGCTGGCCGGGCAATATCCGGCAGTTGGAGAACGCCATCGAGCACGCGGTCGCCATGACCGGGCAGGGCACAGAGATTCAGGCGCGCGCGCTCCCCGAAGACATCTCGGCGCCGGCGTCGTCGCTGCTGTTGCCCACGGTGGCGATCCCGGACGAGGGCATCAACTTCACGCAGGTCGTCTCGCAGCTCGAGCGCGAGTTGATCGTGCGATGCCTCGAGAAGACCGGTGGCAACAAGCGCCAGGCCGCGCGGTTGCTGCAACTCAGCCGGACGACGTTGATCGACAAGCTGAATCGGTTGAACGTCGCGACGCCGCCCGAAGACATCAGTGCGAGCGCGTGA